The genomic interval atattttccttatttttcctTTGTTCAGCTAACTCCGCTTCCCTGTTGCGTTCTCTTTCTCTTTCTAAAGCTCTAAGTTTAGCACTATCAGTTGCGGATTCTGAAATTTCTGCATCAGAGAAGTCCATAGATTTTGATTGTATTTCTTCTCTATGGGGTTTTGGTTTAGGCGGGGGAGGTGCAGGCTTCTTTTGCCTGTGCACATCGGCTACTATAGTTCTTTCTCCAGATAGTTCTCTATCATTGCTTTGGCTTCTTCGCGGTTTTTGTTCGTACCTGTCATTGCTGCTTCTGTCTTCACTGTCACGTGAATTAGATGATTTTTCCTTGTCAAACGGCGCTTCTTTGcgctgttttctatttttaggtctacGCGTGGAATGAAGTGTGACGTCACTTTGAGAGCGCCGTACTTTTTTACCCGTGCGCCTCACCTCACGTTCTCTATATCTGTCGAGGTAATATTCCTCACTTTCAGGATGAGTCATCAACATGGCACGAGAGTTGTTTATATCTAGAATATTCAAGAACATAATCtacatttttgaaatgtttctaaAATTCAAATAATAGAACAAGACAATGAGAGCAAATAATCCATTTTTTTCAATACCATAGATCTACTAACTTTTGAAAGGTATATCTTAATTAGGAGTTGAAAGAAACGTTCTGTTTTAAAGACTTTTACATACCAAGGCCATTAATTGATCAGATCCCGCGATATAGTGTTTAAGATGTAAATAATTAGCtatatttcaaatcaaattcgGTACCACTGACAATATATTACTTTTCTAGgttttgtcattttgaaatataatgtcTCATGGTagcaattttaatttcaagtttagacaaaaaatgaaatagacAAATTGGAGAAAATATGTACGGTTATACAAAGAATGCGTACGCCTGTTTTTGTAAATGGCTGTAAAAACATTTCAGTATTAATTAAGATGTGTTCTTAATAACTGCACAAAAACAGCAGTGACAGTTTAAGTGCAACAAAACAGCGACATGAATGTTTTAATTAACAAACATAGTTATACTGGGGTATATGGAAAATAATGACAGTAATGTCTTAGTTCAACAGCAATGCATATAAAACCTAAGTTGATGAAGACACAACTggaaataaacaaacatgacgATTTCTGAGGTACGAACAAGCTGACCCATGCTTAACCATGTTACAGAAAATGTAATCTTCgtctatgtaaatatttgaaaaccTAAGCGATGCTTGCttattaaatttcaatttaatatatataaatcgTACACAACTAGGCAACAGGTGTATTATAATGGTCTTATCTCCAGTCCTTGTGACCATTTAAGAGAGCGTTGGTCGCTATTGCCCATTAATATCCACTCTCCAATGACAACATTCCACCCAGCATAGGCAGTTTTGTCGTGCGTTATGTAGGATCATAGTTCGTGTTTGTAGACGCTTAAAGACTTTGTTATAAATCAAATGAAACTTTAGTCTAATTTTCAACGTCCTCTAATAGCGTATAGAAATATGGTGTCatacaaattttgcaaaaaatgaaacaatttcacCCACTAGTATACGATATATATCATATGCTGTTTTCATAATAGGTAAGTTTGTGGTAGTTTACTATTCTATTCTATACATAACGGGATGGAAGATcacattatttttaatttgaatgaTTAATGTAAAGGAGTTCGAAATAATTGTTTggcaaaattaaaagaaaggtgACATTTTCAATAAACTGTCTGTAATTCGAGCTCCAATGCATTATTTTAGCAGACTTTAGAAATTGCATGCCATTTTCAATAAACTGTCTATATTGCTAGTTCAAAAGTATTTACTGGCAGAATTTAGAAATATCGTGTCAATAGATATTAAAAGGTAATCGATAAACATCTGAAAAGCAAACATTAATCAAGAAAAAATATCCAGTTGGAGGTGCAATAcaaaattactgtgaaatcattaatattcgtggggggagaggggtggggggctaatttttgtggatttcgtggttgagtcaaccCAAGAAAtctaatcccaacgaacaagtaaaattcccattcattttatgttctaaagttgaaatcatgaattcatatccccacgaaattgccgttttgaccaaaaccacgaaatgtcATGCCCacgaaaaaaatgattttacaatatacaAAATGCAGTAGTCTAAATATCTGAAGGCGCTTCCTATATATCTGGGGAAAAAAAGTTTCTGTTACCTCTGTAAGGATCATAATTATACGGGTATGAGTATAGATCCATGTAGCTGCCACTTCGCGGAAGACGGTAATCAGATTCATAGACTGCCGGAACTACTTGCTGGCTATGGTATATACGGCCGCCTACATTTGGTCCCTGGTATACCATGTGACCTGGTGGTCCTGTAACGTAAAATTCAAgttaatttgcaaaaaaaaaaaagcttgtacCCATAAGTTTACTACCTAACACTATTCTCTGTGCTTCATATTGCACGGTTTCTTTAAGTAGCGTCATTTCGattaatacaaaatacatgtaatataaaaatgCGAATGAAGCCCAATCAAGCTTTCGGTTGATGTATCCTtgattaatatttcaaaatattacacaCCTAGATTTGACACCATACCGtcgaattaaaaaagaaaaatggcgtcAGTTTTGTGATAAACGTCTCGTGCAACGTTCACTGCGTAATAACGCAGATCAATGTAGCATTGGCTTATTTTACACCACTGAAGATCTTCTTGTGTTTGGACGCtctaacaaatatatattttataaacctCATTACCTTGTAAACCTTGGTGTTCCTGAGGTAGAGCATTACTTCCCTTTCTTTTCATGTCCTTATAAACTTGAGATGGCGCTCCACTATACAGTGACGGGCTCCCGAACCATAAATTATTGCTGCCAACTTTTGGAAGACGTGGGTCTAATCTAGGATCCAGTCTAGGATCAAGTCTTGGGTCCGAAAAATTACGTTGGTCGCCATGTAGTGGTGGACCGCTATTTTTACTAAGACTTGTGTCTGGGGTGAGATGGTGATGACGAAATGGTTTTTGAGTAGATTTGCGAGACTCCCTTTGTCGACGCCTGAAAGGATTcatattaaacataaaatgtttgttaaataaagaagcataaaaaaaaatatgataaaaatgaaataggaagaaaaaatattttttcatcttttttttaacCACATATGTCATATTTATGCATTTCACCTGCATGCATGCTACATGTGGTAATAAGGAGACTGTCTGTATATAGATATATGTGTTGTTAGCTCAAATGTCAGTTTTC from Mercenaria mercenaria strain notata chromosome 2, MADL_Memer_1, whole genome shotgun sequence carries:
- the LOC123564468 gene encoding uncharacterized protein LOC123564468; this encodes MGLSKEETIAVIAGSIAGLIVLLSVLAVLVYCCLRRRQRESRKSTQKPFRHHHLTPDTSLSKNSGPPLHGDQRNFSDPRLDPRLDPRLDPRLPKVGSNNLWFGSPSLYSGAPSQVYKDMKRKGSNALPQEHQGLQGPPGHMVYQGPNVGGRIYHSQQVVPAVYESDYRLPRSGSYMDLYSYPYNYDPYRDINNSRAMLMTHPESEEYYLDRYREREVRRTGKKVRRSQSDVTLHSTRRPKNRKQRKEAPFDKEKSSNSRDSEDRSSNDRYEQKPRRSQSNDRELSGERTIVADVHRQKKPAPPPPKPKPHREEIQSKSMDFSDAEISESATDSAKLRALERERERNREAELAEQRKNKENIRHSEYDGDNRGFIDDNGNANELNVRPYSYEGKPSKYESSIVAKMAAMTETPKATYINRQSIIDDSSKTRENPPSKEAFHAQVAKKLEKLQDRTVPPLDLTEGPVATSTGNHSRASRPTSGKRRSRRGSNVTDQDGNVITEQAFEFLDGYSDGEGTDFIDSGSITPTPVKDYDINL